AGGCAATTCCGTAACGAGCGGAGTCAAGACAGCCAAGTGGCGCTCCTAATCCGGATTTGTTGGGTAATAAATTCTCTTTAGGAACTTTCACGTTATCAAAAATCAATTCTCCTGTTGATGAAGCGCGAAGCGACCATTTGTTATGGGTTTCTGGTGTAGAAAAGCCTTCCATGCCGCGTTCTACTATTAATCCGTGAATTCTTCCTTCTTCATTTTTTGCCCAAACAATAGCAATATCTGCAAATGGAGCATTTGAAATCCACATTTTGGCGCCATTCAATAGGTAATGATCGCCCATATCTTTAAAGTTGGTAATCATACTTCCTGGATCAGAACCGTAATTGGGTTCGGTCAAGCCAAAGCAACCCATAAATTCACCAGTGGCTAATTTTGGTAAGTATTTCATGCGTTGTTCTTCGGTTCCGTATTTCCAGATGGGATACATTACCAATGAAGATTGAACGGATGAGGTAGAACGAACGCCGGAATCTCCGCGCTCAATTTCTTGCATGATTAAACCATATGAAATCTGATCTAAACCGGCACCACCGTATTCTTCGGGGATATATGGGCCGAAACCGCCAATTTCACCTAAACCTTTTATGATTTGTTTTGGAAATTCTGCTTTTTGAGCATATTCTTCAATAATAGGTGACACTTCGCGTTTTACCCAAGCGCGAGCAGAATCACGTACTAATTTGTGTTCTTCGGTCAATAGATCGTCAAGATTGTAGTAATCTGGAGCCTGAAATAAATCTGGTTTCATATTTTATGAATTTTAATGCGACAAATTTAAATAAAGAAATATAACAAAACTATTAACAAATGTTATATTTTTTCAAATATACTTAAAAAGTACCTAACTTTTCTAATAAAGTCTTGCTAAATCTAAGGCTATTTTTGACACACTTAGATTTATTCTGAAGAAATTGTGTTATTTAGAAGGAATTCTGCTTTTAGCAATGGATTAAAAAGAAGGGATTGTAAATGAAAATACGTTTTAATTTACATCTTCAAATAAAAATCCTTGGTCAATTCGATGTATTCTGAGGTGTAAATATGGCGTGCAGTTTCGATAATTAATTCGTCGATTTCTGTTTTTGCATTTTCATTTCGGCTAAAAGCCAATAAACTGCGTTTGATTTCGGTGGTCGGTGTTCCTTTTACGCGAGTGATTTTTACAGGATACAATTCACATTGGTTGGCCAAAGCAATAAAGTTTTCTTCTTCTTTGAATGGAATAATTACGGAGAAAATACCGTTTTCAGAAAGTAATAAAGCGGCTGCTTCAATCAAATCTTCAAAAGGCATGGCGTCAGTAAAACGGGCTAAATCGCGCTGTTCGTTTTCGGATTTATAGTCTTCGGTATAAAAAGGAGGATTGGAAACAATGAGATCATATTCGTCTTCGGGCTCTTCTACAAACTCCTCTAATCCGGCATGAAAACAAAATAAACGGTTGTTCCAAGGAGAATTTTCAAAATTATCGGTTGCTTGTTCGTAAGCTTCGTCGTCAATTTCTAAAGCGTCAATTTGTTCTGCAGCACTTCTTTGCGAAAGCATCAAGGCGATGATTCCGGTTCCGGTTCCAATGTCTAAAATACTGAAAGGGTTATTTTGTATGGGTGTCCAAGCGCCAAGTAAAACACCATCGGTTCCAATTTTCATGGCACAACGATCTTGCTCAAGAGCGAATTGTTTGAATTGGAATTTAGACATAAGAATTCAGATTTTTTCGATTAATCGAATAAACAAATAACCGATTAAGTCTTTTTACAAATACATTTCGATTAAGCCTTCAGGTAAATCCATGATGACTTTTTTATTTTCTCGGTCAATCTTTACTAAGAAATGATCAATCATCGGAATGAGGATTTCAATGCCATCTTTTAAGACTTCAAAAAGAGGTTGTGCGGTAGAATCGTTGATAGATTGAATTTCTCCAACAATACCAAGTCGTTTGTCCTCTACTTCAAAACCAATAACTTCATGAAAATAGAATTTGTTGCCGGTAAGTTTTGGCAACATTTTAAGCGGAAGATATAAGTCGTTGCCTAATAAGGCATCCGCTTCTTCTTCGGTATTTATATCTTCAAAACGAATTCGGAGGAAATCGTTTTTGTGCAGGGAACTGCTTTCAATAAAAAAAGGAACCAAGTGTTTGTTGCATTCAACAAACACTGATTCCAAGTTTTCGTATAACTCAGGTTCATCCGTGTCTAAATAGGCAAGAACTTCCCCTTTGAAACTAAATTTTTTAGCGATTTTACCTAAATAGAAACAATCTTCTTTACGCATCTTCGCTTTTAAAATTATGCTTCAGTTGTTTCGTTATTTTCTTCTGCAGCAGGAGCTTCTTCAGCTTCAACTTCAGCAACAACTTCTTCTTCTACAGCAGGAGTTGCAGCAGCAATAGCATCAGCTTCAGCTTGTGCAGCAGCAGCTAAACGTTTTGCGTTAACATCTTGTTCTGCTTTGAAAGCTTTAGCTTTAGCATCAGCTTGCGCTTTTGTTAAACCGTCTTTTTTAGCATCAACTTTTCCAGCTTTAGCTTCTAACCAAGCAGCTAATTTAGCATCAGCTTGTTCTTGAGTCAAAGCTCCTTTACGAATACCTCCATCAAGGTGGTGTTTCAATAAAGCTCCTTTGTAAGAAAGAATTGCTTTTGCAGTATCAGTAGGTTGTGCACCATTGTGCAACCATTTTACAGCGCTATCAAGGTTCAAGTCGATAGTTGCAGGATTTGTGTTTGGATTGTAAGTACCGATTTTCTCTAAGTATTTACCATCTCTTTTTGAGCGAGCATCTGCCGCTACAACCCAGTAAAAAGGTTTTCCTTTTTTACCGTGTCTTTGTAATCTAATTTTTACTGACATAATCGTATGATTAAATTTTGAGGTACTCGACCTCGATTAATTAAGGGTGCAAAGATACATTTTTTATTTATAAATACGAACGGTATAAGTATTTTAATGAATAGTAAATAGTTACGATTGTTTTGAATGGTATTTTTAGGGTTTTATCTCGTTTTTTTAGACAGAAAAATATACTTTTGTGTGACAAAATACTACATTTCATGAAAAAATTATCATTATTCCTTATTGTACTACTGGCATTTATTTCTTGTGAAGATAACGTAAAGTTCAATAATCCTTCTGTTCAAGGATTGAAAGACAACGTTTTTTGGAGAGCAGTTGATTCTAAAGCGACTCTAGTTAATGGCGCTCTTACAATTGTGGCGGTAACCGGTAATGAAACACTTACGTTTAAAACAACCTCTACAACAAAACAAACGTATCCATTAGGAACCAGTGTTTCTAAAACAGCTACTTATGTACTAAAGAATACTGATGGTACTAAGACTACGTTTACAACAGGCATTGGTATTGGAGAGGGACAAATTGTGATTACAGATTATGATGCTGAAAATAATACCGTTTCAGGTACGTTTAAATTTAACGCAGAAAAAACTGATGATAATTCTGATCCGGCCATTATTCTGAATTTCCAACAAGGAGTTTTTTATAAAGTGCCTGTAAGTTCACTCTAGCAATAAACGAACACTTTTTTGATAGTGTTTATTTATAACGATTTACATCTTATTTGTTTGATTCTAAATTTTAAAACAAAAATAAAATTTACAAATAAGCTTATTTGTAGTTGATTAGAATAAAATAAGACTACATTTGTTCTATTATTTAAATAAGTACATATGAATATTTTTGTTGGAAGCCTTCCATTCAGTATTGAGGAAGCAGATTTAAGAGAGTCTTTCGAGGCTTACGGAGCAGTTGATTCAGTTAAAATTATTACTGATAAATTTACTGGAAGAAGTAAAGGATTTGGTTTTGTTGAGATGCCAAATGATGACGAAGCTCAAAAAGCAATTGATGAGTTGAACGGTGCAACTGTTCAAGGTCGTGCAATTGTAGTAAACAAATCTGAGCCAAAACCAGAAGGCGAAAGAAGAAGTTTTAACAATAACAGTCGTGGTGGAGATTCTCGCGGTGGTTATGGTGGTGGAAACAGCCGTGGTGGAGATAACCGTGGTGGTGGAAACAGAGGAGGATATTAATATTTTTTTCTAGCTATAAAAAAAGGTGTCAATGTAAATTGACACCTTTTTTGTTGATACACTTTCCGTCCTCTCGAAAGAGAGGAACTCGAAAGTGGATTTTATTTTTATAGATTAGCAACTAACCAATCTCCAACTTCACTTGTTGAATACGCTTTTGCTCCTTTTGAAGCTAAATCTTCAGTTACAATTCCTTGTTCTAATGATTTGTTTACTACAGCTCTGATTGCTTCAGCTTCTTCTTTTAATCCGAAAGCATCTTCAAACATCATTGCTGCTGATAAAACAGTTGCTAATGGATTTGCGATATTTAATCCTGTAGCTTGTGGGTAAGAACCGTGAATTGGTTCGTATAATGAAGTGTGCTCTCCTACAGATGCGGATGGCATTAATCCCATAGAACCTGATATTACAGAAGCTTCGTCGGTCAAAATATCTCCAAATAAATTTTCCGTAATTAATACGTCATAAGAGTTTGGCCATTGTACCAAACGCATCGCAACTGCATCAACAAATTCATAACTTACGGTTACTTCAGGATACTCTTTCTCCATAGCTTGTACCGTTTCTCTCCACAAACGAGAAGTTTCTAATACATTGGCTTTATCTACACAACATAATCTTTTGCTACGGGTCATGGCTAATTCAAAACCTTTTTTAGCTAAACGTTGCACTTCGGCTCTGGTGTAAACACAGTTGTCAAAGGCAGTTTCTCCACCATCTTTTCTTCCTTTTTCACCAAAATAAATTCCACCGGTTAATTCTCTTAAGAAAATTAAATCAGTTCCTTCAATACGTTCTCTTTTTAAAGGAGAATTGTCAATCAAAGATGGGAAAGTAAATGTTGGACGTACATTGGCAAACAACCCTAATTTTTTACGCATCAATAATAATCCTTGTTCTGGTCTTACAGGAGCACTTGGATCATTATCGTATTTTGGATGTCCGATAGCACCAAATAGCACTGCATCGGCAGCCATACAAATTTCGTGTGTTTCATCTGGGTAAGGAACTCCAACAGCATCAATGGCGCAAGCACCAGTAAGTGCTGGTGTCCAATTGATTTCGTGATTAAACTTTTTTGCGATAGCATCAGAAACTTTAACGGCTTCGTTTACTACTTCTGGTCCAATTCCGTCTCCGGCTAAAAGGGCGATATTAAATTTCATTACGTATGGTTTATATTAGTTTATTTTTCTTTTTTTAGTTCGTTATGACATTTAGCATTTTTTGAGTAGCTACAATGGCTGCAACGGTTTGATCAGAATCCAATCCTCTTGTTTTAAATTCTTTTCCGTCTAAAGTCCAAGTGATGATAGTTTCACACAATGCATCGGAACTACTTCCCGGAGGAATTCGTACCGCATAGTCTATTAATTTGGGTAAAGACATTTTTTTGCTTTTGTATATTTTTCCTAAAGCATTCATAAAAGCATCAAATTGTCCGTCACCTTGTGCGTTTTCTTCAATGATTTCGCCATCTATTTTCAAGCAAAGAGTGGTAGAAGGACGCATTCCTTTGGCGTGAACCAATACATAAGATTCGACTACAATTTTTTCTTCGTACGTTTGGCTGTCCAAAACATCCGAAATAATGTATGGCAAATCTTCTTTGGTAACGGTTTCTTTTTTGTCTCCTAATTCGATAATTCTTTGGGTAACTAATTTTAAATCTTCCTGATTGAGTTTCAAACCCAACTCCTGAAGGTTTTTTTCAATATTAGCTTTTCCTGAAGTTTTTCCTAAAGCATATTTTCGTTTTCTTCCAAAACGTTCCGGAAGTAAATCATTAAAATATAAATTATTCTTGTTGTCACCATCTGCGTGAATTCCTGCAGTTTGTGTAAAAACGTTGTCACCAACGATAGGTTTGTTAGCAGGGATTCTATAACCGGTAAAAGTTTCTACCAATTTACTCACCGAGTATAAAGAAGATTCTTTTACGTTTATTTTTATTTGGGGTAAAAAGTCATTGATTACAGCAACGGTGCTTTCTAAAGGTGCATTTCCTGCGCGTTCGCCCATTCCGTTTACGGTAACGTGTAATCCTTGAATGCCTGCTTTTACGGCTTCCATGACATTGGCAATGCTTAAATCGTAATCGTTATGTGCATGAAAATCGAAATGCGTTTTAGGATATCTGGCTGTAATTTTCGAAATAAATTCAAAAGTTTCAGACGGAATAAGAACGCCTAACGTATCTGGAAGTAAAACTCTTTTGATTGGTTGTTGCGTCAAAAAATCTAAATATTGAAAAACATATTCAGGGGAATTTCGCATTCCGTTACTCCAATCTTCCAAATATACATTGGTCTCAATATTATTTTCCTGAGCTAATGCAATGGCTTGAGC
This region of Flavobacterium lacustre genomic DNA includes:
- a CDS encoding acyl-CoA dehydrogenase family protein, with amino-acid sequence MKPDLFQAPDYYNLDDLLTEEHKLVRDSARAWVKREVSPIIEEYAQKAEFPKQIIKGLGEIGGFGPYIPEEYGGAGLDQISYGLIMQEIERGDSGVRSTSSVQSSLVMYPIWKYGTEEQRMKYLPKLATGEFMGCFGLTEPNYGSDPGSMITNFKDMGDHYLLNGAKMWISNAPFADIAIVWAKNEEGRIHGLIVERGMEGFSTPETHNKWSLRASSTGELIFDNVKVPKENLLPNKSGLGAPLGCLDSARYGIAWGAIGAAMDCYDTALRYAKERIQFDKPIAGTQLQQKKLAEMITEITKAQLLTWRLGVLRNEGRATTAQISMAKRNNVDMAIHIAREARQMLGGMGITGEYSIMRHMMNLESVITYEGTHDIHLLITGMDITGIPAFK
- a CDS encoding tRNA1(Val) (adenine(37)-N6)-methyltransferase produces the protein MSKFQFKQFALEQDRCAMKIGTDGVLLGAWTPIQNNPFSILDIGTGTGIIALMLSQRSAAEQIDALEIDDEAYEQATDNFENSPWNNRLFCFHAGLEEFVEEPEDEYDLIVSNPPFYTEDYKSENEQRDLARFTDAMPFEDLIEAAALLLSENGIFSVIIPFKEEENFIALANQCELYPVKITRVKGTPTTEIKRSLLAFSRNENAKTEIDELIIETARHIYTSEYIELTKDFYLKM
- the rimM gene encoding ribosome maturation factor RimM (Essential for efficient processing of 16S rRNA) codes for the protein MRKEDCFYLGKIAKKFSFKGEVLAYLDTDEPELYENLESVFVECNKHLVPFFIESSSLHKNDFLRIRFEDINTEEEADALLGNDLYLPLKMLPKLTGNKFYFHEVIGFEVEDKRLGIVGEIQSINDSTAQPLFEVLKDGIEILIPMIDHFLVKIDRENKKVIMDLPEGLIEMYL
- a CDS encoding 30S ribosomal protein S16 gives rise to the protein MSVKIRLQRHGKKGKPFYWVVAADARSKRDGKYLEKIGTYNPNTNPATIDLNLDSAVKWLHNGAQPTDTAKAILSYKGALLKHHLDGGIRKGALTQEQADAKLAAWLEAKAGKVDAKKDGLTKAQADAKAKAFKAEQDVNAKRLAAAAQAEADAIAAATPAVEEEVVAEVEAEEAPAAEENNETTEA
- a CDS encoding DUF6252 family protein — protein: MKKLSLFLIVLLAFISCEDNVKFNNPSVQGLKDNVFWRAVDSKATLVNGALTIVAVTGNETLTFKTTSTTKQTYPLGTSVSKTATYVLKNTDGTKTTFTTGIGIGEGQIVITDYDAENNTVSGTFKFNAEKTDDNSDPAIILNFQQGVFYKVPVSSL
- a CDS encoding RNA recognition motif domain-containing protein gives rise to the protein MNIFVGSLPFSIEEADLRESFEAYGAVDSVKIITDKFTGRSKGFGFVEMPNDDEAQKAIDELNGATVQGRAIVVNKSEPKPEGERRSFNNNSRGGDSRGGYGGGNSRGGDNRGGGNRGGY
- the leuB gene encoding 3-isopropylmalate dehydrogenase, translating into MKFNIALLAGDGIGPEVVNEAVKVSDAIAKKFNHEINWTPALTGACAIDAVGVPYPDETHEICMAADAVLFGAIGHPKYDNDPSAPVRPEQGLLLMRKKLGLFANVRPTFTFPSLIDNSPLKRERIEGTDLIFLRELTGGIYFGEKGRKDGGETAFDNCVYTRAEVQRLAKKGFELAMTRSKRLCCVDKANVLETSRLWRETVQAMEKEYPEVTVSYEFVDAVAMRLVQWPNSYDVLITENLFGDILTDEASVISGSMGLMPSASVGEHTSLYEPIHGSYPQATGLNIANPLATVLSAAMMFEDAFGLKEEAEAIRAVVNKSLEQGIVTEDLASKGAKAYSTSEVGDWLVANL
- a CDS encoding alpha-isopropylmalate synthase regulatory domain-containing protein produces the protein MGKRKIEIMDTTLRDGEQTSGVSFSAAEKLTIAQLLLEELNVDRIEIASARVSEGEFEGVKGIMAWAKEKGYTNKIEVLTFVDGGLSIDWMKKSGAKVQNLLTKGSLNHLTHQLKKTPEQHFNEIAQAIALAQENNIETNVYLEDWSNGMRNSPEYVFQYLDFLTQQPIKRVLLPDTLGVLIPSETFEFISKITARYPKTHFDFHAHNDYDLSIANVMEAVKAGIQGLHVTVNGMGERAGNAPLESTVAVINDFLPQIKINVKESSLYSVSKLVETFTGYRIPANKPIVGDNVFTQTAGIHADGDNKNNLYFNDLLPERFGRKRKYALGKTSGKANIEKNLQELGLKLNQEDLKLVTQRIIELGDKKETVTKEDLPYIISDVLDSQTYEEKIVVESYVLVHAKGMRPSTTLCLKIDGEIIEENAQGDGQFDAFMNALGKIYKSKKMSLPKLIDYAVRIPPGSSSDALCETIITWTLDGKEFKTRGLDSDQTVAAIVATQKMLNVITN